The stretch of DNA AGATATATTTCTCAATTTGGCGGAACAAACCTTCACGCAATGGTGGGAGCAGTGGGAAAAAATATCCTCTCAATATGAATTGGTTGCCAATAAACTTTATGCATACGCAGACTATAAAGCTGATAACTTCCAAAAACCGATGAACAAAGCCGGGGAAGAGTTTCTTAGCAAAGTGGGAGCTAATTCGGAAGCCGGTAAAACATTTTTAGCTATTATTAACAACTTTCTTGCAGGCTACGAAAAACTCATGTCAGAGGGGATCGCCAGGGGCGAGTTCAAAAATGATGATCCCAAGGAATTGGCCGGTATTTTCGTAAGTTTACATACAGGATTAAGCCATAGTTGTTATGTCTTGAATATGAATTGTGACGTTATGAAAGCATTTTTTCGCAAAGGAACTGACGTTTTCTTACAAGGTATAAGTACAAGTAAAAACACATAATTTTTTTAAAATTTATTATACCGAACGGTCAGTATGTTAATTTTGTTAATAAGGAATGACATCAGTTTAATTGCGTCTTTTGAAAAATAATAAAACAGGGGGGTATTTAAATGGTAAAAAGATTCAAAAGCATGGAAGGAAAACAACTGATTTATGAGTCTTATAACAGACTGCTGGAAAGATGGGAAGTTGATAAAGAGGAAATGGATATTGAAACCGGGTATGGGAAAACTCATGTCATTATCTCAGGTAACCGGGCAAATCCCCCTCTCTTACTTTTTCATGGCACTGGTGATAATTCGGCAATGATGTGGTTACTTAACATACAGGAATTAGTAAAACATTTTTATATAATGGCTGTAGATTCTCTCGGGGGGGCGGGAAAAAGTGAACCTAACGAGAGTTATCTTAAAAAATTCGACTTGGCTGTATGGGTAGATTACATATTAGATGCATTAAATATTAACAAAACCAACATAGCCGGGGTATCATACGGTGGTTACATGTCACTGGCCTATGCAGCAAGAAACCCGGACCGGGTAAGTAAGATTGTTTGTATGGCCAACTATCCCTCTGTAAAAGGTATAAAGTCCCATTTACTAATACTAAGAAGTGTAAAAGTTTTTTTGCCGG from Desulfoscipio gibsoniae DSM 7213 encodes:
- a CDS encoding TetR/AcrR family transcriptional regulator; this translates as MTKRRHEGEQTKQHIIDQAKILFSQKGYTGTSIKDICDATGCSKGSIYYHFKNKEDIFLNLAEQTFTQWWEQWEKISSQYELVANKLYAYADYKADNFQKPMNKAGEEFLSKVGANSEAGKTFLAIINNFLAGYEKLMSEGIARGEFKNDDPKELAGIFVSLHTGLSHSCYVLNMNCDVMKAFFRKGTDVFLQGISTSKNT
- a CDS encoding alpha/beta fold hydrolase, translated to MVKRFKSMEGKQLIYESYNRLLERWEVDKEEMDIETGYGKTHVIISGNRANPPLLLFHGTGDNSAMMWLLNIQELVKHFYIMAVDSLGGAGKSEPNESYLKKFDLAVWVDYILDALNINKTNIAGVSYGGYMSLAYAARNPDRVSKIVCMANYPSVKGIKSHLLILRSVKVFLPEILNPTEENAVKLLQKLTGPNSDVFSLNKEMMKHWLYILKYSVVSKNKVIHFDNEAMSVFRDKALFLIGDSDRVIYHPAVIKILNDNNLNYKIIKDVGHAINHEQPKLINREIIDYLLVSA